Proteins from one Bos taurus isolate L1 Dominette 01449 registration number 42190680 breed Hereford chromosome 7, ARS-UCD2.0, whole genome shotgun sequence genomic window:
- the OR5AE4 gene encoding olfactory receptor family 5 subfamily AE member 4: protein MDAYNQTTVTHFILIGLSDCPEVRYPLFVVFAIIYQVTVRGNGAILLAIGTEKKLHTPMYYFLASLSLLDIFCPSVTVPKMLENLLTEKHSISFTGCALQLYFLVALVGTEVFLLSVMAYDRYVAICFPLRYTLIITKVRCVKLTAGTWTAGFLNSLLHTVSMFHLSFCKSNQVNQYYCDIPPVLVLSCSSTYVAEMLILVEGGILGISSFLVTFISYFYIVSAILKIQSTGGKHKAFSTCASHLLVVCLFGGTTVFTYVRPYSSQHFPARDRLISMLYGIITPMLNPMIYSLRNTEVKGALRRVLCHRVYSLQV, encoded by the coding sequence ATGGATGCCTACAATCAAACCACAGTGACTCATTTTATCCTCATAGGGCTTTCTGATTGCCCAGAGGTGCGCTACCCTCTCTTTGTGGTCTTTGCCATCATCTATCAGGTCACGGTGAGGGGAAATGGGGCCATTCTCTTGGCCATTGGAACTGAAAAAAAACTGCACACACCCATGTATTACTTTTTGGCAAGTTTGTCCCTCTTAGACATCTTCTGCCCATCAGTTACTGTCCCCAAGATGCTGGAGAACCTCTTGACTGAGAAGCACAGTATTTCCTTCACTGGATGTGCTTTGCAACTTTATTTTCTGGTGGCCCTTGTGGGGACTGAAGTCTTCCTTCTCTCTGTCATGGCTTATGACAGGTATGTGGCCATCTGTTTCCCTCTTCGTTACACCCTCATCATTACTAAGGTTCGCTGTGTCAAGCTGACTGCTGGGACCTGGACAGCAGGATTTCTCAATTCCCTCCTTCATACAGTATCTATGTTCCACCTTTCTTTCTGTAAGTCTAACCAAGTTAACCAGTACTACTGTGACATCCCACCGGTGCTGGTCCTCTCATGCTCATCCACTTATGTGGCAGAAATGCTTATTTTAGTGGAAGGAGGTATCTTGGGGATCAGCTCCTTTTTGGTTACTTTTATCTCATACTTCTACATTGTATCTGCCATCCTAAAGATTCAGTCCACAGGTGGGAAGCATAAAGCCTTTTCCACATGTGCTTCCCACCTTCTGGTGGTTTGTTTATTTGGTGGCACGACAGTATTTACCTATGTACGCCCCTATTCCAGTCAACACTTCCCAGCAAGAGATAGACTCATTTCCATGTTATATGGAATTATTACTCCAATGTTAAACCCCATGATCTACAGCTTGAGAAATACAGAAGTGAAAGGAGCACTCAGAAGAGTCTTATGTCATAGAGTATATTCACTGCAAGtataa